The genomic region CTTTATTCTTTCTAGCCAAAAAATATTCTCACAGCTATGGAAACCCATAATTACCTCAATAATCATCGCTATTATTATAACATGCATATTGACAATAATTTCTATTTTTACTGTTAACAAAATCAGTGCCCCACTAAAAAAGGTAACAGAACAGATAAATGCCATATCTAGAGGAAATATTGAAGAAATAGAACCAGAACTCCTTGAAAGCGAAATAGAAGAAATCAAAGAGTTAGCAAACGCTTTCAATAAAATGGTAGAAGCGCTAAAAAACAAAGAAATAGAAGTAAGAAAGGAAATAGAAGGTTACATAAATGAACTAGAAAAGAAAAATAATGAACTTAAAAAAGCCCTCAAATCTTTAAAAGAAAGCCAAGAACAATTAATACAAACAGAAAAATTGGCAGGACTTGGCTTCATATCTGCTGGTATTGCTCACGAAATTAACAATCCATTACAAGTTATAAATGGATATTGTGAAATTATTTTAGCGAAAGAAACTGATCAAAATAAAATAAAAAATCTCAAAAGAATTCAAGAAAGCGTTAATAGAATAAAGAAAATTACTGAATCATTAGGAGAATATACCAGAAAAGAAAATAACTTCAAAAAAGTCAACCTGCGAGAAGTTGTCGACAAAGCTATAGAAACAGTAAAATTCTCTGAAAAGATAAAGAATATAGCTTTTGATATAAACGTTGACCCAAACATCAAGATTATTGGCAAACCAACAGAACTACAACAGGTCTTTATCAACTTATTTTTAAACTCGGTTCAGGCTATGGAAGGCGAAGGAAAAATTTGTGTAGAAGCTAAGAACAGTAAAAAAGAAAAGCTTGTATATATTTACGTTAAAGATACTGGTCCAGGAATACCTTCCGAACATCGCAAATATATTTTTGATCCGTTTTTTACCACTAAAAGCCCCGGGGAAGGAACAGGGCTTGGCCTTAACATTGTTTACCGAATTATAATGAAGCATAAAGGCTTTATTCGAGTCCTAGATAATGACCCCGGAGCTACTTTTGAAATTATATTAAAGACCGTTTAATTAAGTTCTTTGCAAAGGCTCAGAAATATAGGTTGAGATCGCTTCGGCTATAGTGACTCGCGACCGAGATTGCTTCGCTTTGCTCGCAATGACAGTGTAAGAAGGTAGCAAACGTAGTTCCTACGCATGTAGCGAAGCAATATCTTTTAAAAACTTTAGCAAAGGTCTCTAATCGTCTAATAAAATAGCACCTTTAGCTGCGGATGTTACTAATTTGGCATACTTGCCCAAAACTCCTTTTACCTTCTTCTGTTTTATTTTTAGATTTTTTCTTCGTTTTTCTAGTTCTCCTTCGCTTACCTTTAGAACTAAACGGCGATTGGGAATATCTATCTCGATAATATCCCCTTCTTCGACTAGGGCAATAGGCCCACCTTCAGCTGCCTCAGGAGAAATATGCCCCACACAAGCACCTCGTGTTCCTCCACTAAAGCGGCCATCAGTTAAAAGGGCTACCGAACGCCCTAATCCCATTCCCATAATAGCAGAGGTGGGAGAAAGCATTTCTCTCATTCCAGGTCCACCTTTAGGGCCTTCATATCGGATAACCACAACATCGCCTTCTTTTATTTTGCCGGCTAAAATGGCTTCATAGGCCTCCTCTTCAGATTCAAATACTCGAGCAGGACCTTCGTGGTGAAGCATCTCCGGGACCACTGCGCTTGTTTTAACCACAGAGCCTTCAGGAGCAAGGTTACCCCAAAGTATAGCGATAGCTCCCTCTGGACGATAAGGGCTATCAATCGGCCTTATTACCTCCTGATCCAAGACCTTAGCTGTTTTTAAATTCTCGCCTACACTTTTACCGGTAACGGTTTTTGGTTTTTTCTTTATAAGATTGGCCTTACTTAGCTCCAGCATTACTCCAAGAACTCCTCCGGCTTCATGAAGGTCCGTAACGCTGTGGGGACCACTAGGAATAAGAGAACACAAACAAGGTACTTGACGTGAAATCTTATCAAAGATTTTAAGGGAAAGATCAATCCCGCCTTCGTGGGCAATAGCAGGCAAATGTAACACGGTATTGGTAGAACATCCCATAGCCATAATAAGAGCAATGGCATTTTTAAAGGCATCTAACGTGGCTATTTTTCGGGGAGTTAGTTTTTTCTTCAATAGATTCATAACCTGCATTCCTGACTGCTTGGCCAATCTTATCCGGGCTGAACTAACAGCAGGTATGGTACCATTACCAGGCAAAGCCAAACCCAAAGCTTCTGTCAAACAATTCATTGAATTGGCGGTAAACATACCCGCGCAAGAACCACACGTAGGACAGGCTTCATCTTCTATTTCTCGTAATTCGTCACTAGTTATTTCTCCTTTTTTATAGCGACCAATAGCTTCAAAAACCGTAACTAAGTTTATCTCTTTTCCTCTATGTCTCCCTGTAAGCATAGGCCCACCAGAGACAAAAATAGCAGGGAGGTCCAAACGCATAGCAGCCATTAACATGCCGGGAACTATTTTGTCGCAATTAGGGACGAAAACTAAAGCATCACAGGCATGGGCTTTAGCCATTATTTCTACAGAATCAGCTATATTATCACGGGAAACAAGGGAATATTTCATACCTTCATGATTCATGGCGATACCGTCACAGACAGCTATCACCCCAAATTCCATAGGGGTTCCTCCCGCCATACGAACTCCGGCCTTAATAGCCTCTACAATCGGACGCAAATGGACATGCCCAGGGACTATTTCATTAAAAGAATTCACTATACCGACTATAGGACGAGCAAGTTCATCATCAGTGTAACCAGAAGCTTTTAAAAGAGAACGGTGAGGTGCTCTTTCCAAACCCTTCTTTATGGCATCACTCCGCATAGTGCCCTCCTCTTTGGGAATTATTTTTTTGTTTACTACAAAAACAAACTTTTGCAAAAGAGACCTTTGCAAAACATCTTATTTAAGAGACTGTTTAGCCCTTAGGGGCTCGCAGTAACTAAATGGCTAAGGGCTGATGGTAGATGGCTGGTGGTAAATAACTCTCACTTCTATTTATGAGAAGGCCCGTATTGCCGACGAAGTGGCCCAACCGGGTCATTACGAGGAGGCCCAAAGGACCGACGAAGTAATCTAAGAGACTGCTTCACCTGTCCCGAGCGCTAGCGAAGGGATCTCTGTCACCAGGCGCCAGCAGCCGAAGCAACGCTCTCGCGAGGCGACGTAGTCGTTGTGGCGATTAATCTATATTTTTTGAATTTTGCAAAGGTCTCAAAAATAAGATTATTGGTTTACGAAAAA from Thermodesulfatator indicus DSM 15286 harbors:
- a CDS encoding sensor histidine kinase, with the protein product MVKTNSLYFRFTGLTFLAIFFTAILIIFSYIYINKRNFWENQTSILQEIANSLKESIKYYLPLDRKNEIKNLFKSYIDIANIENIVLIKCNNKKILISAKKINNPEDILFCKKNKIIKHEDHFHYKISFKIKIPQKNYLEDIIFKRSSNNIKEEKYCLCFILSSQKIFSQLWKPIITSIIIAIIITCILTIISIFTVNKISAPLKKVTEQINAISRGNIEEIEPELLESEIEEIKELANAFNKMVEALKNKEIEVRKEIEGYINELEKKNNELKKALKSLKESQEQLIQTEKLAGLGFISAGIAHEINNPLQVINGYCEIILAKETDQNKIKNLKRIQESVNRIKKITESLGEYTRKENNFKKVNLREVVDKAIETVKFSEKIKNIAFDINVDPNIKIIGKPTELQQVFINLFLNSVQAMEGEGKICVEAKNSKKEKLVYIYVKDTGPGIPSEHRKYIFDPFFTTKSPGEGTGLGLNIVYRIIMKHKGFIRVLDNDPGATFEIILKTV
- the ilvD gene encoding dihydroxy-acid dehydratase, which gives rise to MRSDAIKKGLERAPHRSLLKASGYTDDELARPIVGIVNSFNEIVPGHVHLRPIVEAIKAGVRMAGGTPMEFGVIAVCDGIAMNHEGMKYSLVSRDNIADSVEIMAKAHACDALVFVPNCDKIVPGMLMAAMRLDLPAIFVSGGPMLTGRHRGKEINLVTVFEAIGRYKKGEITSDELREIEDEACPTCGSCAGMFTANSMNCLTEALGLALPGNGTIPAVSSARIRLAKQSGMQVMNLLKKKLTPRKIATLDAFKNAIALIMAMGCSTNTVLHLPAIAHEGGIDLSLKIFDKISRQVPCLCSLIPSGPHSVTDLHEAGGVLGVMLELSKANLIKKKPKTVTGKSVGENLKTAKVLDQEVIRPIDSPYRPEGAIAILWGNLAPEGSVVKTSAVVPEMLHHEGPARVFESEEEAYEAILAGKIKEGDVVVIRYEGPKGGPGMREMLSPTSAIMGMGLGRSVALLTDGRFSGGTRGACVGHISPEAAEGGPIALVEEGDIIEIDIPNRRLVLKVSEGELEKRRKNLKIKQKKVKGVLGKYAKLVTSAAKGAILLDD